A window from gamma proteobacterium SS-5 encodes these proteins:
- the rplJ gene encoding 50S ribosomal protein L10 produces MALNLAEKQAIVAEVAEVAAKAYSAVAAEYRGLTVAQMDKLRVQARENNVYLRVVKNTLVQRAVEGTDFECMREGLTGPLVMAFSMEDPGSAARIIKDFVKENKLMEVKMISISGKLLAPSELDTLAQMPTYDQAISLLMAVMKAPVEKLTRTINEVPGKLVRTVAAIRDAKQAA; encoded by the coding sequence ATGGCGCTTAATCTTGCAGAAAAGCAGGCCATTGTTGCTGAAGTCGCGGAAGTGGCAGCCAAAGCCTATTCGGCCGTTGCGGCGGAGTATCGAGGCCTGACCGTGGCACAGATGGACAAATTGCGCGTGCAAGCACGCGAAAACAATGTCTATCTGCGCGTGGTCAAGAACACCTTGGTACAGCGCGCGGTCGAGGGTACGGACTTCGAATGCATGAGAGAGGGTTTGACCGGTCCATTGGTCATGGCCTTCTCGATGGAAGATCCGGGCTCGGCGGCGCGCATCATCAAGGACTTTGTCAAAGAGAACAAGTTGATGGAGGTCAAGATGATCTCCATCAGTGGCAAGCTCCTGGCACCGTCCGAACTGGATACCCTGGCGCAGATGCCGACCTATGATCAGGCCATCAGCCTGCTCATGGCGGTAATGAAGGCACCAGTGGAGAAGTTGACGCGCACCATCAACGAGGTTCCGGGCAAGTTGGTTCGAACCGTGGCCGCCATTCGCGATGCAAAACAGGCAGCATAG
- the rplA gene encoding 50S ribosomal protein L1: MAKMSKRAKLIREKVEAGKAYAAEEAFALLKELSAVKFAESVDVSVNLGVDPRKSDQVVRGATVLPHGTGKSVRVAVFTQGPNVDAAKAAGADIVGMDDLAEQVKAGQLDFDVVIASPDAMRVVGQLGQILGPRGLMPNPKVGTVTPNVAEAVQNAKAGQVRYRTDKAGIIHAPIGKVEFDPAKLKENLEALVADLKKLKPSAAKGIYVQRITVSSTMGPGLSLDQTSLNI, translated from the coding sequence ATGGCCAAGATGAGCAAGCGGGCGAAGCTGATTCGCGAAAAGGTTGAGGCAGGCAAGGCCTATGCGGCAGAAGAGGCCTTTGCCCTGCTGAAGGAGTTGAGCGCGGTCAAGTTTGCCGAGAGCGTGGATGTATCGGTCAACCTCGGCGTTGACCCGCGTAAGTCCGATCAGGTGGTGCGTGGTGCCACCGTGCTGCCTCACGGCACCGGCAAGAGCGTGCGCGTAGCGGTGTTCACCCAGGGCCCCAACGTCGATGCCGCCAAGGCCGCCGGTGCCGATATCGTCGGCATGGACGACCTGGCCGAGCAGGTCAAGGCCGGCCAGTTGGACTTTGACGTGGTCATCGCCTCGCCCGATGCCATGCGCGTGGTCGGCCAGCTGGGCCAGATCCTCGGCCCGCGTGGCCTGATGCCCAACCCCAAGGTGGGCACGGTCACCCCCAATGTGGCCGAAGCGGTACAAAACGCCAAGGCCGGTCAGGTGCGTTATCGCACCGACAAGGCAGGGATCATCCATGCCCCGATCGGCAAGGTGGAGTTCGATCCGGCCAAGCTGAAGGAGAACCTGGAGGCCCTGGTGGCCGATCTGAAAAAGCTCAAGCCGAGTGCCGCCAAGGGGATCTATGTGCAGCGCATCACCGTCTCCAGCACCATGGGGCCGGGGCTGTCGCTGGATCAGACCTCACTGAATATCTGA
- the rplK gene encoding 50S ribosomal protein L11: MAKKIEAYIKLQVKAQEANPSPPVGPALGQKGVNIMEFCKAFNAQTQHLEKGLPIPVVISVYSDRSFTFIMKTPPASVLLKKAAGIKSGSGVPNKDKVGTVSRAQLEEIASTKMPDLSAADMEAAVRTIAGSARSMGLDVEGAE; encoded by the coding sequence ATGGCAAAGAAAATCGAGGCTTACATCAAGCTTCAGGTCAAGGCCCAAGAGGCCAACCCCAGTCCGCCGGTCGGCCCTGCCCTGGGCCAGAAAGGCGTCAACATCATGGAGTTCTGCAAGGCGTTCAACGCCCAGACCCAGCATCTGGAAAAGGGTCTGCCGATCCCCGTGGTGATCTCGGTCTATAGCGACCGCAGCTTTACCTTCATCATGAAGACGCCACCGGCCTCGGTCCTGCTGAAAAAGGCGGCTGGCATCAAGAGCGGCTCCGGCGTACCCAACAAGGACAAGGTCGGCACCGTGAGCCGCGCCCAACTGGAAGAGATCGCCAGCACCAAGATGCCCGATCTGTCCGCCGCCGATATGGAGGCAGCGGTGCGCACCATCGCCGGTAGCGCGCGCAGCATGGGTCTGGATGTAGAGGGGGCAGAATAA
- the nusG gene encoding transcription termination/antitermination protein NusG — protein MSKRWYVVHAFSGFENQVKRSLMERISRSAMDDLFGDILVPTEEVVEMRGGQQRRSERKFFPGYVLVQMEMNDETWHLVKDVPRVMGFIGGTGDRPAPITDREAEAILQRVQEGVEKPRPKVLFEPGEVVRVIDGPFNDFNGVVEDVDYDKSRLKVSVSIFGRSTPVDLEFSQVEKA, from the coding sequence ATGTCCAAACGCTGGTATGTGGTGCACGCCTTTTCGGGGTTCGAGAATCAGGTCAAGCGCTCGCTGATGGAGCGTATCTCCCGCTCCGCCATGGATGACCTGTTTGGCGACATCCTGGTACCCACTGAAGAGGTGGTGGAGATGCGCGGCGGCCAGCAACGGCGCAGTGAGCGCAAGTTCTTCCCCGGTTACGTCCTGGTGCAGATGGAGATGAACGACGAGACCTGGCACCTGGTCAAGGACGTGCCCCGGGTGATGGGCTTCATCGGCGGTACCGGCGACCGCCCCGCGCCCATCACCGACCGCGAGGCCGAGGCCATATTGCAGCGGGTGCAGGAGGGCGTGGAGAAGCCCAGGCCCAAGGTGCTGTTCGAACCCGGCGAGGTGGTGCGGGTGATCGATGGCCCCTTCAACGACTTCAATGGCGTGGTCGAGGACGTGGATTACGACAAGAGCCGCCTCAAGGTCTCGGTCTCCATCTTTGGCCGCTCCACCCCGGTGGATCTGGAATTCAGCCAGGTGGAAAAGGCCTGA
- the secE gene encoding preprotein translocase subunit SecE: MNAEAEATASTLDTVKLGVSLLILIAGIGGFYQFEQESLLLRVIGLLLVAALAVFIALQSKPGKSVWSFAVESRTEVRKVVWPSRQETMQTTLIVFVMVLLLGIFLWLVDMLLAYILKVITG, from the coding sequence ATGAACGCAGAAGCTGAAGCGACGGCATCCACCTTGGATACGGTCAAGCTGGGGGTGTCCCTGCTGATTCTGATCGCCGGCATTGGTGGTTTTTACCAGTTTGAACAAGAGTCTCTGCTGCTGCGGGTGATCGGCCTGCTGCTGGTGGCCGCCCTTGCCGTGTTCATTGCCCTGCAGAGCAAGCCGGGCAAGTCGGTCTGGTCCTTTGCCGTTGAATCCCGCACCGAAGTACGCAAGGTGGTATGGCCCTCACGCCAAGAGACCATGCAGACGACCCTGATCGTCTTTGTCATGGTGCTCCTGTTGGGCATATTCCTCTGGTTGGTGGATATGCTGCTGGCCTACATTCTGAAAGTCATAACGGGCTGA
- the tuf gene encoding elongation factor Tu codes for MSKEKFERKKPHVNVGTIGHVDHGKTTLTAAITTHQASKFGGESRAYDQIDNAPEERERGITIATAHVEYESDMRHYAHVDCPGHADYVKNMITGAAQMDGAILVVSAADGPMPQTREHILLSRQVGVPYIIVYMNKADMVDDEELLELVEMEIRELLDSYDFPGDDTPIVVGSALKALEGDDSDIGTKSIDKLVEALDSYIPEPERAIDGAFLMPIEDVFSISGRGTVVTGRVERGVVKVGEEIEIVGIRDTQKTTCTGVEMFRKLLDQGEAGDNVGVLLRGTKREDVERGQVLCKPGTIKPHTHFEAEVYVLSKEEGGRHTPFFNGYRPQFYFRTTDVTGACDLPEGVEMVMPGDNVKMTVKLINPIAMEEGLRFAIREGGRTVGAGVVSKIIE; via the coding sequence ATGTCCAAAGAAAAGTTTGAACGTAAGAAACCGCACGTAAACGTCGGCACCATAGGTCACGTTGACCACGGCAAGACCACCTTGACCGCGGCCATCACTACCCATCAGGCGAGCAAGTTCGGTGGCGAATCACGCGCCTACGACCAGATCGACAACGCCCCGGAAGAACGTGAGCGTGGCATCACCATCGCCACCGCCCACGTCGAATACGAATCCGACATGCGCCACTACGCCCATGTGGACTGCCCCGGACACGCCGACTACGTGAAAAACATGATCACCGGCGCGGCGCAGATGGACGGCGCCATCCTGGTGGTCTCCGCCGCCGACGGCCCCATGCCGCAGACCCGCGAGCACATCCTGCTGTCGCGTCAGGTGGGCGTGCCCTACATCATCGTCTATATGAACAAGGCCGACATGGTCGATGATGAAGAACTGCTGGAGCTGGTGGAAATGGAGATCCGCGAACTGCTCGACAGCTACGACTTCCCCGGAGACGACACCCCGATCGTGGTCGGATCCGCGCTCAAGGCCCTGGAGGGCGATGACAGCGACATCGGCACCAAATCCATCGACAAGCTGGTCGAGGCCCTGGACAGTTACATCCCCGAGCCCGAGCGGGCCATCGACGGTGCCTTCCTGATGCCCATCGAAGACGTCTTCTCCATCTCCGGGCGTGGCACCGTGGTCACCGGCCGGGTGGAGCGCGGCGTGGTCAAGGTGGGTGAAGAAATCGAAATCGTCGGCATCCGCGACACCCAGAAGACCACCTGTACCGGGGTGGAAATGTTCCGCAAGCTGCTCGACCAGGGCGAGGCCGGAGACAACGTCGGCGTGCTGCTGCGCGGCACCAAGCGCGAAGACGTCGAGCGTGGTCAGGTGCTGTGCAAGCCCGGCACGATCAAGCCGCACACCCACTTCGAGGCCGAGGTCTATGTGCTGAGCAAGGAAGAAGGCGGTCGTCACACCCCGTTCTTCAACGGCTATCGTCCGCAGTTCTACTTCCGCACCACCGATGTCACCGGTGCCTGCGACCTGCCGGAAGGGGTGGAGATGGTCATGCCCGGCGACAACGTCAAGATGACGGTCAAGCTGATCAACCCCATCGCCATGGAAGAGGGCCTGCGCTTCGCCATCCGCGAAGGCGGCCGCACCGTGGGTGCCGGTGTGGTATCCAAGATCATCGAGTGA